CACGGGATCTCGAGGAGGACGAGCAGGAGCTCCTGGTCCACCGGATGGTGCTGGGAAGTTCTGGCGACGCCGCAGGTAATCGCAGCGGGAGGAGATCGCGGCGGCACAGGATTGGGCGACGACGGCGGtacttggcgacggcggcggcagcagaTCACTTCCTGGTGGGCGACGAATCGCGCAGCTGGGCGGCCCCGGCCCTTGGCGACACGCGCACGACggcggaggaagaagacgatggcggAGGGACTTGTTTGAGATGGTTTTGAAACTGTGAGGTCTTTTTTGCAAAAGTACCAGTGAACTAGGCGTGCGACAtgtttttcgggacggagggagtacacaagtACGTATGGTGGCTTTAGTATGTTCATCAGTTCATGCATGCACACTATGACACGCGTACTCCTATCATGCAGACACGTAGCAGGCCAGCACGGTCATTATCTTGGCAGAGGACCGGGACAGGAGGAGCAGCGTGAatcatgcttgtgctagtaacaCGCGGGTAGTGCTATCCGGCCACTCGATCGCTATCTAGGTAACGGTGGCCACACATTTCTACTGCTTACGTGCTAATTTGATTGCCATCCTTAAGCAAGCGTTAACTATATCTGATGGGGCCGTATCTAATGATGGCCACGAAGTACAGTCTCTGGAACCATCCCTACGGCAGGATTATGTACGGTGGGACTGGATGTAATGGTAACCACAAATCATGCCATGCATTAGGAATTAAGTATTTTTTTTCTCTTAGGAAGGAAGGAACGTGCATGTTGTAGTATTTGATTTGGCCATGCCATCGATGCGAGCAAGGTAGGAGGGCTAGCTGTGCATACGCACAGTTTGAACGTTCAGGCTGATGCTGATGTCACATGTCATCGTTTGATGTCGAAATAAACTATAGAAAGTTGTGCATCTCATGGCAATTCAGAAATTTTAATGGTTTAACTAAACAAAGATAAATTGGCATGTCCATGGAAAATGGAGTGCCCTTTTGTTCATTTATATTTATACGTTATGTGCACTAGAAGCTTAGGGCACGCTTCGTGGCGCCGTGAAGGCTTTTAGGGCCTCGCAACTCGCTTTTCGCTGTTTATTTTTGTCATTGTGGTTATCTCGCTGGAATATGTTCTCATGATGGCCTACTAACAATTATAATTAAGTTTGTTGGTGTTGGCGCAGTATGCCAAAGTCAATAAATGTATATTTTTGCGAGGTTAATGTGATTATAACAGTGAAATTTAATGTAATTTATGTTTCACATATGAAGGTTTCTCGTGTATTTGATATTCTATACAATCATTTTTAGGAATCACCATAGTGGTGGCTTGTTTGGCGGAGAGTCCATGGATTTGAAATTTTAGACAAGTTGCATAGAGAAAGTCTGTTGACGGAGGGATAGAGAAGGTGAGTGATTTGTTGGGAAGAATTAATACTATCTTGAACACACGAATAACTAGCATTATCGAAAGATATTTGTGCCCTCTAAAAAGATATTTGTACACTTGCCGAAATTGTTGCTACAGGACCCTTTGTATTAGCAACTAATGTACACGACTATATCAGCCTAGCTGTCCCTTGCTCCACCGATGAGTTCGCCCGTGTATTTGTCATTTGAACTGCGCCACCATTTGCCCCGTCAATTGGTGAACTACTTGCGTCTGTAGTAATTTTATTTGGGGTTCTTGTGCCTCTCCTAGCCTTTTCAGCCCAGTTGACAAGGCCTTCGGTCACATTGTCATCAAATATAGTCTTCTTGAAAGAATTCCCCATCTATACCAATGATGAGACAAAATTAGAATAAAATGATAGATAAGAATATTTGTTTGATCATGACAATAAAGCCATTAAAATTGTATCAATTTGTGAAAACAAGCTTTGTATTCATCAAGAATGGATACTCATAGGTATAGTTCAAGTTGAAAATCATTATATCACAACAAAACTACAATTTTATCCACTTTATTAATTGAACTCACATGGGAGACAACGGCGTATAGTGGTAGGGTGCTGTAACCACAAAGAACTTGGCAGATTACACTGAAAGAAGTAAAATGTAATGAGTATGTTTTTAAGATGTCTCAATAAGTTGTTGATGCCATTGTGATTTCTGTTGTACCTTATGACAACTCGAGTAATAACATATGCTGGTTTCCCCATGATGCATGATTTAAAACCATATGTTACCTGCAACATTGATAAATGCAAGGGTTAGTCCTACTTGTATTCATTAGATTCCTATTTGAAACTATCAAATCCATAACTTATATTCTATGTAATTTCACGATTCTTATCGTACTCTCCAATACTTCATGTTAAATTAGGTTGTGGGTACAACAAGCTTACTTATTGTTCTTACCAAGAGCCAGAAGAAAAATGCAATTTCAAATGCATTTTGAAATAGGACGATGTGGATCAACAGAAGGACTAATTTAGGCCGATGGAACCAAAAGAAGTTATCTGAAGGAGAAACTACTAAATCCCCTCGAATAGCCGTATCCTTCTGGGCAACCTCATAAGCCAATTCCGTTATTATGTGCTCCATCTTACTTCCTACCACAAGTAACATCTGCCAAACACAAATACAATAAGTTGATGTCACGAGTCTGCCCTTTTTTGGATCATGCTTAGTTTGAAAGATCATTGTAGAAGTCATATGAAGGCATATAATTAGTATTTAGTCCTTAAAACATGCATACATGTAGTAGAAATTTCTTTTATGTGTTTTTGTATAGATAGTAACTCATGTTTACTTACAATGAATGGAACCAAGGTAATCCAAATGTAGACATACCACCCTACAATAACGGTACGACAAGAGTCGGGTTACTTTTCACATAAAAAATTGTCTAGTGAGGGTTagtcaaaataaaataagtaaataaataaatatatttttgtgACAATTTAACAAAAGAAGAGTTATACAAGTGGATCAAAACTTGTGACCTCTAGTGATACATACCTTCAACATTCAATAGTAGGAATATCATCAGCATGGCCCAAAGGTACCAACTACATAAGCATAACATGGACATCAATTTGCTATTTTCTCTATAGGTAATTGATCTATACATAGCATATGCTTTAGAAAAAAATTGGGTAATGCATTTTGTAATAGTAGCATTGAGCACTTACCTAATACCAACAACTTTCTTAAAATCAACCTCCAAAGCTCTGATCATGTAACTATAAAAGTTGAATTTTGGTGTCCCCTTACAATGTTTCTGTGAAAAGGAATGAAGCATGTATATATATAAGTTTCCTCCACTAATAGTGTATACCCGAAAACATACACGTGACTTCTATATATCGATTAAAATGTAGGTTGATTACCATGATGAAACCAAGTCTCATTGTTGTGTAGTCCTCCTCAGTGACGGATCCATAAAATTGTTTGAAGAAGGAACGCTAAAAAGACGATGACTTATCTTATAGCCCAATTGCAAAATAGAGAAATAAGGCAATATATATGTTTTGATCCTTATAAAAACACAAGAAAAAGAAAGTATACCATCCAACCAAATATCCTCGACCGCTTTCTATGACCTTTAAAGTGGTCTTGAATAAATTTGAATTCTCGAATGTGCTTGATCATTTGAGGGGCTGCAAGTTAGGACCCAACATTAGTAAACAAAAAATGTAACACAACTTCATACAACTGAAGAAAACTTGTGAACTCATCATTAGCCAAACAAGGAAAGGAAACTATTTGCATCATATATACATACCACCGTCATCACTTTCTTGTATCTTGGTCTCCCAATGTCGCCAATTTCTCGTCTGCACAACAATTAACATAGTAGTTAGAAAAGCTATGGTAGACGAATTACTCGTTACTAACAAAAATATAGTCAGAGTTTTAGTTAGTACCTGTGCAATTCCTAGAAGTACTGTAATAGCACTGAGAAGGAAATGGGTGACCGCCAACACGAAGATAAATATGTGTAGTTGATGAATAGCTTCAGATGAAAGTAATGGAACTTTGTCCTGCATGCCAAATGGCGTCAAATGAATCATTGGATAAGAACAAGGTGGAACGGGTCAAAGACGAAAAACAATAGATCGACGAagacagaagaaaaaggaaaagtaGAGTATCACAAATAAAATCGAGAACCGAcaaaatggttgtgtgcatcatctGCAGAGGTCAAGCCGTCaagggtaatcctccttttcaagaaaaaTATCACAAAACAAAATCAAGCACTTCTGATGCCTTGAGCTGTACCTTCTTGAGGCAGTATTCGTCGTCGGAGGAGGCTCCTCCAGCCAGGAGGCGCCTCCCCCCACCCAACACGCCGGTGAACACAGCGCCACCGAGGTGGTCCGTCTCGTGCAGCGGCGGCTTGCAGGGCTGCAGGTGGAGCATGGTGCTCGGGCTGACGCACAGCTTCCCAATGGGCCCCTGGAAGACGGTGAGCAGCAGCGAGATGAACCCCAGCAGCATCAGCTCCTCCTTCACCTTGAGCAGGGCCTCGTACATCGGCTTCTTGCGACTCCTTATCAGCCTCTGCATGCAAACGTGCGTGCCCAAACGTTCAGCTGATGGCCGATTGCTTCGACAGATACGGCAGGCAGCTTCGTGGTCTCTCATGGTGGATGTACGCACATACCTTGCCTAGGCGGTGGAGCAAGCGCTCGAAGAGCAgggagatgatgatcatgacggagCAGACCAACGCCACGATCCATGTCGGCGTGAACTCGAGCGGCTTGGCCTTCCCttcaccgccggccatggcgccccAAACGTACTCGTCAAGAACCAAGCCCACGCCGACGCCCCTTGTCGTAAGAATGAAGTGGCAAGCAAGACTATTCTTGATACATTTATATAGCTACAAGAGACGAAACTACTCAGTTACATGGTCATCAGTTATCACGCATGACAATATTGACTTGGCACGATCAGAACCCTGAATTATATTCCAAGCTACATGTACACACAGGAAAACAAGAAACAACGCGTTACCTTCCTAAATACTACTAGTATTCATTCTCGAAAAATACTACCACTAGTATTCCGCTAGCATATGTCCCATGtgaccattttttttcttttttgtgctGCAGTCTACGGTCCACCGCACTACTTTTTTTTTGCGATGACCACCACACTACTATTAACCAACGGGAACTGGAAACTGGAATAATAGTCTGTTTTGGGGTGTTTCGTATGATGTCCCCAACTGCCTGAACGAAATTTGTACTTTGATTAGATCTGGTCGTTGTTTGGTAAATTTGTTGTCAAAATTCCCTTGATGCAATGTGGCTTTTGGTAACTTTCATGTAATGCCGCTCACAACGGCGATGATCCacttttctttcaaatttgtaGTTGCCGCTAACAGTGACAAGGCCATGGATCTGAAATATTCGAATTTGTAGTCATTGCTCCGTTTTTTCTTTCAAAACACAATGGTTAAAAAGAATTCTAGACCTAGCTGGCCCAGGTGGTACCGGTCAAAAGCACATCTATTATTTTAGCCTAATCTGTAAGTAGAGAAACCACTGATAtgtatattttttattttctgagAAAACACTATTGCAATATCATTCTTGGTTAAAATATACTAGTATATTTGCATTCCCGGACAAAGCAGAAAACCGTGGTTTCAGATTGGATCTGCGACGCGGCGTCAGCGAAATCAAAGTCGCGGCCGTCAACGTCGGATGGTGGAAGTCCAAAGCGTTTGGTTTGCGTCCAGTTCAACAGTCCAGGTGCAGGTCCTGGCCTAGTGCGGTGACCCAGCTCCACCAAGTGGGCTTCCTGACAGCAGCATGCATTTCGAAATACACTAGGGCGTGTTTGGTAGCTTTCCCGAGCGGCTTAGCTCAGCCTGTCTTAACGGAGGCTGGTTGAGAAAAAACGAGAAAACATTAACACATGCACTTCATttggttgcctacaatgaggctgctTGCATTAGAGGATTGCTTTAGGCATATTATTTGGTTGTCTGCATTGGCTCGGCGAATGCAACTACATCATGTTTGGTTGCCTGCACCGGAGATGAATAAGATTAATAGCTACCCATAACACACTGCAGAGGCCGGGGGtgattcctccttttctaaaaaaaaaaccaTAACACACACAGGGCCATGGCGACTGGCGAACGATGGCAAGGACGCAATGCTGTCCAAGTCAGTTTTCTGTTTGTTTGTTTCTAGTCTagtactccattcgttcctaaatataagcctttttagagattttaatgcAGACTACatgcatacaaaacaaaatgagtgaatctacattttaaACTAGGGTTATATACATCCATATATTGTCGgtattgaaatctttaaaagatcttatatttaggaacagagggagtagcttaaTAGCCTCGGCCACGGTTGTTGATGGTATGCTGCTAATGTGTGAACAAAGACCAGAAGATACGTCCTGGTTTCACACGGTGAATCAAGTAGCAACTCATTCTTCGCCCTAGAAGGAAATAAGATTTATCGTTGGCGCGTCAAGCTAACCTCTACAGGCGAGGCAATAAGGTTTTTTGGAAGCGCAATTTTATGACTGCTTGCTGTACATCCAATATTCTTCACTGCGATAAGCATGGGTGGAGCTTCACCAAACCGGCACTGTGACTTTTCGATGACACCAATAAACCCTTGGCGAGTTCTAGGAGAGAACACATAGCATGATCCGCCTGCTCTTAGAGCTAAATAATTTGCTACGATGATACTCCCTAATCAGATAATCTTGGATGAGTTAACTATCGCCTTCATTTTCAGACGCAAAATACCAATACTGGCTAGACTAACTTGGTCTTGAATTTTCGTGTAGCCAAGGCCCGTCTTTACCTACAAAGCGTGTGCTTTGAAAATTGAGATGGACTGGTCGATCACCATCAACTACCATGCATGCACCTAGCTGGATTTGGATATATATGGGTGAGGGTGCCTGGTGCGGGTTCGCCTGTAATAGAGAGCTGGTGAGGGTGGATCTAGTGCGGTAGGTAGAATTGCAACTAGGGCATGCAGCCACAAATGGTTGTTAATTGCCCATTTGCATGCCCTAGTTGCACACGACGACGACGTCCATGGTTGTTGACTGATAGCTAGCTACATATAAGACCATTTCGAGAAGCAGCTACACAAATGATTGTAAGTGCCTTGAGTGCACATTTCGTGGATGGCTAACTGACGACCATATTAATGTGAGCGTGCATATATATAGTAGCCGTCGAAACACGACTGGAAGGCGGCCAGTCTAGTCAACCGAGCTCTCTACCCGCTTCTTTGGACACGAGGACATGGCTTTGGAAGATGCATGCATGCCAATCAGACAACCAACCGAAGGCACACGGCAAATTGGTCCCTCTGCTTCGTCAGTTATGACGTGATGATCGTAGTTCAAATCTTAGGCAGGATGGTTCCCGTGCATCATTCGATTGGACATGCATATAGATCACGCACTCACCATATCACACATGCCTGTCCCATGAACGTGACGCTTGGGGCATGTACAGTAACTGATAAAGCATGTTAGCAAAATCACATAAGCAACAAGATCGATTAGCACAAAAAAAAACAAGATCGATTAGCACAAAATTGCACATATATCCGTACCTTTAGCCATGTTGACACCGGCCATAGCCAGTTTTTCTAACCTGTCTTCCTTCTTTACCTTTAGCGCTCGCTTGATGATTAGAGAACAAGGGAGACTCGGCATTTCTGTCAATTTTCCATACCCTTAGATGTAGTATGCTTTGTCTATTTACTATTTATACATGCATAAGCACTAAGCATTGTTCCAACATACTTTGCCTAGTTCCAACGGAAAATGACTCGGCGAAGATAACTAGATGTAACATGTTTTTCTGTTTATACTTTGCCTAGTTCCAACGGAAAACGACTCAGCGAAGAAATAAACCCGACATAATCTCAAGTTCGTCAAGTTGCAGACCGAAAAAGCTCGGTAAAGTCTGAGAGGTGGGCCCGGCTATAGAGCAAGCGACGTAACCGTGACAACGGTCTTTCTTTGCCGAGTTTCGGCTCACGAGACTCGCTAAACATTTGCTCTTTATATTTTTTGCTTATACGTAGGGAAGATTCATAGTCACACTCCGTATCCCGTTGATGGCTAC
The window above is part of the Triticum aestivum cultivar Chinese Spring chromosome 2A, IWGSC CS RefSeq v2.1, whole genome shotgun sequence genome. Proteins encoded here:
- the LOC123187319 gene encoding MLO-like protein 1 isoform X1, yielding MAGGEGKAKPLEFTPTWIVALVCSVMIIISLLFERLLHRLGKRLIRSRKKPMYEALLKVKEELMLLGFISLLLTVFQGPIGKLCVSPSTMLHLQPCKPPLHETDHLGGAVFTGVLGGGRRLLAGGASSDDEYCLKKDKVPLLSSEAIHQLHIFIFVLAVTHFLLSAITVLLGIAQTRNWRHWETKIQESDDGAPQMIKHIREFKFIQDHFKGHRKRSRIFGWMRSFFKQFYGSVTEEDYTTMRLGFIMKHCKGTPKFNFYSYMIRALEVDFKKVVGISWYLWAMLMIFLLLNVEGWYVYIWITLVPFIMLLVVGSKMEHIITELAYEVAQKDTAIRGDLVVSPSDNFFWFHRPKLVLLLIHIVLFQNAFEIAFFFWLLVTYGFKSCIMGKPAYVITRVVISVICQVLCGYSTLPLYAVVSHMGNSFKKTIFDDNVTEGLVNWAEKARRGTRTPNKITTDASSSPIDGANGGAVQMTNTRANSSVEQGTARLI
- the LOC123187319 gene encoding MLO-like protein 1 isoform X2; the encoded protein is MAGGEGKAKPLEFTPTWIVALVCSVMIIISLLFERLLHRLGKRLIRSRKKPMYEALLKVKEELMLLGFISLLLTVFQGPIGKLCVSPSTMLHLQPCKPPLHETDHLGGAVFTGVLGGGRRLLAGGASSDDEYCLKKDKVPLLSSEAIHQLHIFIFVLAVTHFLLSAITVLLGIAQTRNWRHWETKIQESDDGAPQMIKHIREFKFIQDHFKGHRKRSRIFGWMRSFFKQFYGSVTEEDYTTMRLGFIMKHCKGTPKFNFYSYMIRALEVDFKKVVGISWYLWAMLMIFLLLNVEGWYVYIWITLVPFIMLLVVGSKMEHIITELAYEVAQKDTAIRGDLVVSPSDNFFWFHRPKLVLLLIHIVLFQNAFEIAFFFWLLVTYGFKSCIMGKPAYVITRVVIRWGILSRRLYLMTM